In Spinacia oleracea cultivar Varoflay chromosome 5, BTI_SOV_V1, whole genome shotgun sequence, a single window of DNA contains:
- the LOC110794346 gene encoding protodermal factor 1 has translation MVNSPHSLSQLALFLILCCYFASSSTSAARPGFLFPVHRGRCTPQYWGSSKREEWPKMVPQRSTVSKVFGSRAIERFRSDLTLLEAATRNDDVENAYARVLKQSSAALLNSYSRLGFPYRAWEVKTLLLKGLISEKDAAQQAHILKMANEACN, from the exons ATGGTGAACTCTCCTCATTCACTGAGTCAACTCGCTCTGTTCTTGATTCTTTGCTGCTACTTCGCATCTTCTTCAACATCTGCTGCTAGGCCTGGCTTCCTCTTCCCTGTACACAGAGGACGATGCACTCCCCA GTACTGGGGCAGCAGCAAGAGGGAAGAATGGCCAAAGATGGTACCACAAAGATCAACGGTATCAAAAGTATTTGGATCAAGAGCAATCGAACGGTTCAGATCTGATTTGACCTTGTTAGAAGCAGCAACACGAAACGACGACGTTGAGAATGCTTATGCAAGAGTGTTGAAGCAGTCAAGTGCTGCGTTGTTGAATTCGTATTCTAGATTGGGCTTTCCTTACAGGGCCTGGGAGGTAAAGACACTGCTTTTAAAGGGCCTAATCTCTGAGAAAGATGCGGCCCAACAGGCCCATATACTTAAGATGGCTAATGAAGCGTGTAATTAA